In Raphanus sativus cultivar WK10039 chromosome 5, ASM80110v3, whole genome shotgun sequence, the following proteins share a genomic window:
- the LOC108863043 gene encoding putative ubiquitin carboxyl-terminal hydrolase 11, translating into MKMTISDSMMEERRIVTELISEAEDHLKEGNLYFVISNRWYTSWQICVGQLTQESSSSGDVTRPGPIDNHDIIDTQSDASDPQLRRMLEEGVDYVLVPEQVWKKLFEWYKGGPTIQRKLICQGFQRESYCVEVYPLCLKLTDSRDGSSATVRLSKQASVGQLYEMVCSARGVSKDKARIWDYFEKKKSVLLDPSSERTLEESCLQVDHDILLEVDEHASSQYDMSSAGKELALVPVGPASTVLGEGTFSSGFEKREKGGLRGLHNLGNTCFMNTTLQCLAHTPPLVDYFLKDFRDDINEDNPLGRRGELATAVGELLRKLWSSEQKAVVPRPFKTKLDRFAPQFSGYNQHDCQEVLSFLLDGLHEDLNKAKQEPYTESKDTDGLPDDEVAEEKWKCHKARNDSVIVDVCQGQYTSTVACPDCGKFSIKFDPFMYLTLELPTSHTRSMTVSVFYGEGNRFRTPYTVTVPKDGSLGDLSNALAAACRLKEDESLLFADVYVHKVYKYLGNPLLSLSEIKDNDRIVAYRFNHIHRGPGKATLEILHWEQKQDGEISGKLFGVPLVTFVNTERHSGSDIGAIISGLLSPLHRTHSSSGSLVGEKELSLSVFWLDRFSSSLKPLESDFVPNPLGSTRLVVKWDEKEHEKYDSSSYLNDLPEVYKATSSVMEEVNLFSCLEAYLAEEPLGPDDRWFCRACKEDKQANKKLNLWKLPEILVVHLKRFAYTRLVKSKIDTFVDFPIRDLDLSKYVKNREGESYLYELYAISNHYGGMGGGHYTAYAKLMDENKWYEYDDSRVTAIDESEIKTSAAYVLFYRRVRSESENVD; encoded by the exons GATATGTGTTGGCCAACTGACACAAGAGTCATCATCTAGTGGAGATGTTACTAGGCCCGGTCCCATTGACAATCATGATATTATTGATACCCAAAGTGACGCTAGTGATCCCCAGCTTCGTAGGATGCTTGAGGAAGGTGTCGACTACGTTCTTGTTCCTGAACAAGTTTGGAAAAAACTCTTTGAATG GTATAAAGGAGGTCCAACAATACAGCGAAAGTTAATCTGTCAAGGGTTTCAGAGGGAGAGCTACTGTGTGGAGGTTTACCCACTCTGTCTTAAGCTGACTGACAGTAGAGACGGAAGCAGTGCAACCGTAAGGTTGAGCAAACAG GCTTCTGTTGGTCAACTGTATGAGATGGTTTGTTCTGCAAGAGGTGTATCAAAAGACAAG GCTCGCATCTGGGACTACttcgagaagaagaaaagcGTACTCTTGGATCCTTCATCTGAAAGAACCTTGGAGGAATCGTGCCTTCAAGTAGACCATGAT ATTCTTCTTGAAGTTGATGAGCATGCGTCTTCTCAATATGACATGAGCTCGGCGGGAAAGGAGTTAGCTCTTGTACCTGTAGGGCCTGCGAGTACTGTGCTTGGTGAAGGGACCTTTTCTAGTGGTTTTGAGAAAAGAGAGAAGGGAGGCTTAAGAGGATTGCATAATTTGGGAAACACGTGCTTTATGAATACCACTCTTCAGTGTTTGGCTCATACGCCTCCTCTCGTCGACTATTTCTTGAAAGATTTCAGAGATGACATAAATGAAGATAATCCTCTGGGAAGGAGA GGTGAGCTTGCGACTGCGGTTGGTGAGCTTTTGAGGAAACTGTGGTCTTCTGAACAAAAAGCAGTTGTGCCACGCCCTTTTAAGACAAAACTGGATAGATTTGCACCGCAATTTAGCGGTTATAATCAGCATGATTGTCAA GAAGTGCTTTCTTTCCTATTGGATGGGCTTCATGAAGACTTGAACAAGGCTAAACAAGAACCTTACACTGAATCTAAAGATACAGATGGTCTTCCAGATGATGAAGTAGCCGAAGAAAAGTGGAAATGTCACAAGGCTCGTAATGATTCCGTTATTGTTGATGTCTGCCAA GGACAATACACGTCAACAGTTGCCTGCCCAGATTGTGGAAAATTCTCAATCAAATTTGATCCCTTCATGTACTTAACTTTGGAGCTGCCAACAAGTCACACTCGGTCAATGACTGTCTCAGTGTTTTACGGCGAGGGTAACCGTTTTCGGACGCCATACACAGTTACAGTTCCTAAAGATGGTTCATTGGGAGATCTAAGTAATGCATTAGCCGCTGCTTGCCGCTTGAAAGAGGATGAAAGCCTTTTATTCGCAGAT GTGTATGTTCACAAGGTCTATAAATATCTTGGGAATCCACTACTGTCTCTGAGTGAGATAAAAGACAACGACCGTATTGTGGCATATAGGTTCAACCATATCCACAGAGGACCAGGAAAAGCGACACTTGAAATTCTTCATTGGGAGCAGAAACA AGACGGAGAGATTTCTGGAAAGTTATTTGGAGTTCCCCTTGTTACTTTTGTCAACACAGAACGACATAGTGGAAGTGACATTGGTGCAATTATTTCTGGATTGCTATCACCTCTACACCGGACTCATTCATCATCTGGAAGCTTAGTTGGTGAaaaagagttatctttgagCGTCTTCTGGTTAGATCGGTTTTCTTCCAGTCTCAAGCCACTTGAGTCCGATTTTGTTCCGAATCCTCTTGGTTCTACAAGGCTTGTAGTCAAGTGGGACGAGAAAGAGCATGAAAAATATGATTCGAGCAGCTACTTGAATGATCTACCTGAGGTTTATAAAGCAACTTCCTCGGTGATGGAAGAGGTTAATCTGTTTTCATGCTTGGAAGCCTATCTAGCAGAAGAGCCTCTCGGACCGGATGATAGGTGGTTTTGTCGTGCTTGCAAAGAAGACAAACAGGCGAACAAGAAGCTGAACTTGTGGAAGTTGCCAGAGATTCTTGTGGTCCACCTGAAACGGTTCGCCTATACCAGACTTGTAAAGAGTAAGATTGATACGTTCGTGGATTTTCCGATTCGTGACTTGGATTTAAGCAAGTACGTGAAGAACAGAGAGGGTGAGTCGTATCTTTACGAACTGTACGCGATTAGCAATCATTACGGTGGTATGGGAGGTGGTCACTACACTGCTTATGCTAAG TTGATGGACGAGAACAAGTGGTACGAGTATGATGACAGCCGTGTTACAGCTATAGATGAGTCTGAGATCAAGACTTCGGCCGCATATGTTTTGTTCTATCGAAGAGTGAGAAGTGAGTCTGAGAATGTGGATTAG